The following coding sequences lie in one Cyanobacterium sp. Dongsha4 genomic window:
- the trmH gene encoding tRNA (guanosine(18)-2'-O)-methyltransferase TrmH, which translates to MDYRRLEKIKQILQQRQPDLTLITDNVNNFRNLSAIIRSCEAVGMMEVHLVNNQQEQLYLINKVTAGAERWLTQTRHSSIVTGINHLKKRGFTIYATHLSDRTLDYRKMDYTKPTAFVVGSEKKGISEEALENADYHISIPMMGMTQSLNVSVATAIILFEAQRQREEKGSYQQLRISQEIYEKTIFEWAYPEAALAYKANKKPYPPLTDTGEINRDYKSSRASS; encoded by the coding sequence ATGGACTATCGAAGACTGGAAAAAATAAAGCAAATTCTCCAACAAAGACAACCTGATTTAACCTTAATTACTGATAATGTCAACAACTTCCGTAACTTGTCCGCCATAATACGCAGTTGTGAAGCGGTAGGGATGATGGAAGTTCATTTAGTTAATAATCAACAAGAACAACTATACTTAATTAATAAAGTAACTGCGGGTGCAGAACGATGGTTAACACAAACTAGGCATTCTAGTATTGTGACTGGAATTAATCACTTAAAAAAAAGGGGTTTTACTATTTATGCTACTCATTTGAGCGATCGCACCTTAGATTATCGTAAAATGGATTATACAAAACCCACCGCTTTTGTTGTAGGTTCAGAAAAAAAAGGTATCAGCGAAGAAGCCTTAGAAAATGCTGACTATCATATTAGTATTCCAATGATGGGAATGACACAATCATTAAATGTTTCTGTTGCCACTGCTATTATTTTGTTTGAAGCACAAAGACAAAGAGAAGAAAAAGGGTCTTATCAACAACTAAGAATTTCCCAAGAAATTTACGAGAAAACTATTTTTGAGTGGGCTTATCCGGAAGCCGCACTCGCTTACAAAGCTAACAAAAAACCCTATCCACCACTAACAGACACTGGAGAAATCAATCGAGATTATAAATCCAGTAGAGCATCTTCTTGA
- a CDS encoding 2Fe-2S iron-sulfur cluster-binding protein, which translates to MANSYKIRLINEEKGIDNVIEVNADEYILDAAERQGFNLPYSCRAGVCVSCTAKIVEGSVNHDYDFLKDKEIEAGFFLTCKAYATSDCVIKTHQEDALLDL; encoded by the coding sequence ATGGCAAATAGTTATAAAATAAGATTAATAAATGAAGAAAAAGGCATTGATAATGTGATTGAAGTCAATGCAGATGAGTATATTTTAGATGCCGCCGAAAGACAGGGTTTTAACTTGCCTTACTCTTGTCGTGCTGGTGTTTGTGTCAGTTGCACGGCGAAAATCGTTGAAGGTAGCGTTAATCACGATTATGACTTCCTTAAAGATAAGGAAATTGAGGCGGGATTTTTCCTTACTTGTAAGGCTTATGCCACCTCTGACTGTGTAATCAAAACTCATCAAGAAGATGCTCTACTGGATTTATAA
- a CDS encoding DUF167 domain-containing protein: MKISVKVKPRSKKQTIEKKEDDTWLVNLKSPPIDGKANQELITVIAKQFGVKKSQVIIKSGLSNPNKIIEIS; the protein is encoded by the coding sequence ATGAAAATTAGTGTGAAAGTAAAACCTCGATCGAAAAAACAAACCATCGAAAAAAAAGAAGATGATACTTGGCTTGTTAACCTTAAATCGCCCCCCATCGATGGTAAAGCTAATCAGGAATTAATTACCGTCATTGCGAAACAATTCGGGGTGAAAAAATCTCAAGTAATCATTAAATCAGGTTTGTCTAACCCTAATAAAATTATTGAAATTAGTTGA
- the hetL gene encoding heterocyst differentiation pentapeptide repeat protein HetL — translation MTIEISEILDQYKHGVRDFQGIKFIEGEILKEDLREINFSGADFRQTRLGLSNFSYGNFSGANLSEAILWGTDLSYSNLSKTILRDADLSNAHLQGVNLHNANIIKTMFCGANLQKADFSDAIAVDADFRFSYDHRTDLTEAIFKDALLCYANFSQALLYKANFDGAKLCRSHLCRRIDNDEVLTDLTSASFRNADISYADFTGAILINADLTGADITGTIFDDAILHGAIMPDGSIHD, via the coding sequence ATGACCATTGAGATTTCAGAGATTTTAGATCAATATAAACATGGAGTAAGGGATTTTCAAGGGATCAAATTCATTGAGGGAGAGATACTGAAAGAAGATTTAAGGGAGATTAATTTTTCGGGGGCAGATTTTCGACAAACAAGATTAGGATTGAGCAATTTCTCTTACGGCAATTTTTCGGGGGCGAATTTAAGTGAAGCTATTTTATGGGGTACTGATTTAAGCTATAGTAATTTGTCAAAAACGATTTTAAGGGATGCAGATTTAAGTAATGCTCACTTACAGGGAGTAAATTTACATAATGCGAATATAATTAAAACTATGTTTTGCGGTGCTAATTTACAAAAGGCTGATTTCTCAGATGCGATCGCAGTTGATGCAGATTTTCGTTTTTCCTATGATCATCGTACAGATTTAACCGAAGCAATATTTAAAGATGCACTGCTATGCTATGCAAATTTCTCTCAAGCATTATTATATAAAGCTAATTTTGACGGTGCTAAATTATGTCGATCGCATCTTTGTCGTAGAATTGATAATGACGAGGTTTTAACGGATTTAACTTCTGCCAGTTTCCGTAATGCAGATATTAGCTATGCCGACTTTACAGGAGCAATTTTAATCAATGCTGACTTAACAGGGGCAGATATAACAGGTACAATTTTTGATGATGCCATTTTACATGGTGCAATTATGCCAGATGGTTCAATTCACGATTAG
- a CDS encoding phospholipase D-like domain-containing protein, whose amino-acid sequence MLKIISFPLGLIFSLIVLGGCHNSPPKLPPLAQEESIQVYFNHNQAKGKEYEEPYRKIKRFGDDLETVLIEQINSANQTIDIAIQELNLARLARVIVEKKKQGVKIRIVTENNYNKPLSQLPNNHGLAILKRANIPIIDDTEDGSKGSGLMHHKFVVIDQKKVVTGSANFTLSGIHGDFDNQETRGNTNHLIVFNSQEMAKIFTQEFNYLWGDGVGKKKDSLFGLNKPERRTNIVNIGSSSIVVKFSPNSRSTLWENSSNGIIARELAKANSSIDLALFVFSDQEIANTLEKESLAGVKIRVLIDPNFAYQYYSEGLDLLGVALSRKCVYENNNNPWRQPLETVGIPRLPLGDKLHHKFAIVDRYIVITGSHNWSNSANNINDETLLVIYNPLIAQHFQREFDYLYHDAILGVSSELKKEIDQENSKCGLSN is encoded by the coding sequence ATGCTTAAAATAATTAGTTTTCCCCTAGGTCTAATTTTTAGCTTAATAGTATTGGGTGGTTGTCATAATTCTCCACCTAAATTGCCACCTTTAGCTCAAGAGGAAAGCATCCAAGTTTATTTTAATCATAATCAAGCGAAGGGAAAAGAATATGAAGAACCTTATCGTAAAATTAAAAGATTTGGAGATGATTTAGAAACAGTTTTAATTGAGCAAATTAATAGTGCAAATCAAACTATTGATATAGCGATTCAAGAATTAAATTTGGCAAGATTAGCAAGGGTGATTGTAGAGAAAAAAAAGCAGGGTGTAAAAATAAGAATTGTCACGGAAAATAATTATAATAAACCTTTAAGTCAGTTGCCGAATAATCATGGTTTAGCAATTCTAAAAAGGGCGAATATACCCATCATCGATGATACAGAAGATGGCAGTAAGGGCAGTGGTTTAATGCACCATAAATTTGTTGTTATTGATCAAAAAAAAGTTGTTACAGGTTCAGCAAATTTCACTCTGAGTGGTATTCATGGAGATTTTGATAATCAAGAAACAAGGGGAAATACAAATCATTTAATTGTATTTAATAGTCAAGAAATGGCTAAAATTTTTACTCAAGAATTTAACTACTTATGGGGTGATGGAGTAGGAAAAAAGAAGGATAGCTTATTTGGTTTAAATAAACCCGAAAGACGCACAAACATAGTAAATATTGGCAGTAGTTCTATTGTGGTAAAATTTTCTCCTAATAGTCGATCAACTCTTTGGGAGAATAGTAGTAATGGTATTATTGCTAGGGAATTAGCAAAGGCGAATAGTTCTATTGATTTAGCATTATTTGTTTTTAGTGATCAAGAAATAGCAAATACTCTTGAAAAAGAATCCTTAGCAGGAGTAAAAATAAGGGTTTTAATTGATCCTAATTTTGCTTACCAATACTATAGTGAAGGACTTGATTTGTTGGGGGTTGCCCTTTCAAGAAAATGTGTTTATGAGAATAATAATAATCCTTGGCGACAACCATTAGAAACTGTCGGCATTCCTCGTTTACCGTTGGGAGATAAGTTACATCATAAATTTGCTATAGTTGACCGTTATATCGTAATCACAGGCTCTCATAACTGGTCTAATTCTGCAAATAATATTAACGATGAAACCTTATTAGTTATTTATAATCCTCTTATTGCTCAACATTTTCAGAGGGAATTTGACTATCTTTATCACGATGCAATATTAGGAGTTTCTTCGGAGTTAAAAAAAGAAATTGACCAAGAAAATTCCAAATGTGGGCTATCGAATTAA
- a CDS encoding uracil-DNA glycosylase family protein: MQPIEQLIDQIQKEAQREEFPIDIPVYRNCEKDPTKPILYYGNLKSNICFFGRDLGRDEVKAGQPLIGAAGQLVRQGFYKAIYQEELINEEKLASIKERLILTNTVPYKPPENKAYAMKVKKRFRPFIEQLLVIYWQGTQIITLGTEAFKWFEYYSNKDEFNAFWSKGDSRYESSLNITISTIGEKGKTYQKNVTIYPLPHPSPLNQKYYNRFPSMLENTLSRLAF, from the coding sequence ATGCAACCCATTGAACAATTAATAGATCAAATTCAAAAAGAAGCTCAAAGAGAAGAATTTCCTATAGATATTCCTGTATATAGAAATTGTGAAAAAGATCCCACTAAGCCAATTTTATATTATGGCAATTTAAAGAGTAATATTTGTTTTTTCGGTAGGGATTTAGGTAGGGATGAAGTCAAAGCAGGACAACCTTTAATTGGAGCGGCAGGGCAATTGGTAAGACAGGGTTTTTATAAGGCTATTTACCAAGAAGAATTAATTAATGAAGAAAAATTAGCATCTATAAAAGAGCGCTTAATCTTAACCAATACAGTACCTTATAAACCACCAGAAAATAAAGCCTATGCCATGAAAGTAAAAAAAAGATTTAGACCTTTTATCGAGCAGTTATTAGTTATTTATTGGCAAGGGACACAGATAATTACTTTAGGTACAGAAGCCTTTAAGTGGTTTGAATATTATAGTAATAAAGATGAATTTAATGCCTTTTGGTCAAAAGGTGATTCTCGTTATGAAAGTAGCTTAAATATTACTATATCCACCATAGGAGAAAAAGGAAAAACCTATCAGAAAAATGTTACTATTTATCCTCTACCTCATCCTTCCCCATTAAATCAAAAATATTATAATCGTTTTCCTTCAATGTTAGAAAATACATTATCTCGATTAGCGTTTTAA
- the purQ gene encoding phosphoribosylformylglycinamidine synthase subunit PurQ: MKFGVIVFPGSNCDRDVAMVTEGILNQPTRMVWHQETDIDDLDVVIIPGGFSYGDYLRCGAVARFSPVMKSVVQHAEAGKYVLGICNGFQVLTESGLLPGALIRNRDLHFICDQVPVRVEHNNSIWTKNYQSSQVVCFPIAHGEGNYYADDDTLQELEDNGQILFRYASENGEINSESNPNGSCKNIAGITNKKGNVLGMMPHPERASDSALGFVDGKALFTSLLG; the protein is encoded by the coding sequence ATGAAATTTGGTGTAATAGTGTTCCCTGGTTCAAATTGCGATCGCGATGTTGCCATGGTAACAGAAGGAATTTTAAATCAACCTACCCGTATGGTATGGCATCAAGAAACAGATATTGACGATTTAGATGTAGTTATAATTCCGGGGGGATTTAGTTACGGAGACTATCTTCGTTGTGGTGCTGTAGCTCGTTTTTCCCCAGTGATGAAAAGTGTAGTCCAACACGCAGAAGCAGGAAAATATGTCTTGGGGATTTGCAACGGTTTCCAAGTTTTAACCGAATCAGGCTTATTACCGGGGGCATTAATCCGTAATCGAGATTTACACTTTATTTGTGATCAAGTTCCCGTAAGAGTAGAACATAATAACTCTATATGGACAAAAAATTATCAATCATCTCAAGTGGTGTGTTTTCCCATTGCCCACGGGGAAGGTAACTATTATGCTGACGATGATACCCTTCAAGAATTGGAAGACAACGGACAAATATTGTTTCGCTATGCCAGTGAAAACGGAGAAATAAACTCTGAATCTAACCCAAACGGATCATGTAAAAATATTGCAGGAATTACTAACAAAAAAGGTAACGTTTTAGGTATGATGCCCCATCCTGAAAGAGCAAGTGATTCCGCATTAGGTTTTGTGGATGGAAAAGCCTTATTTACAAGTTTATTAGGTTAA
- the purS gene encoding phosphoribosylformylglycinamidine synthase subunit PurS, which yields MSQKFNSRVYVTLRPSVLDTAGTAVESGLHQLGYQGVENVRIGKYIELSITAANKEEADQQLHAMCDQLLANPVIENYCFELIPVEE from the coding sequence ATGAGTCAAAAATTCAATTCCCGTGTTTATGTCACCCTTAGACCATCTGTATTAGATACTGCTGGTACGGCAGTGGAGTCTGGATTACATCAATTAGGTTATCAGGGGGTGGAAAATGTGCGTATTGGGAAATATATAGAATTGAGTATTACTGCCGCCAATAAAGAAGAAGCGGATCAACAATTACACGCTATGTGTGATCAACTATTAGCTAATCCAGTTATTGAAAACTATTGTTTCGAGTTAATCCCCGTCGAAGAATAA
- a CDS encoding biopolymer transporter ExbD has protein sequence MSVPTQNTESTPNKVVTKSQKSPAKPFKLWQDIQSHQEVRIEIVPMIDVIFCILTFFILAAVGFSRQQAISLNLPKAVTGTPQMREILVVSLDNQGQLYLEKQPVSQVQLYSAIKNYHSLNPTGLMVLHASQDVRYSEVIEVLDMLKEVGGDRVALATLPGKSNAPTQTVDPYSGFNPYYPSPNPSNPTAPTMPSQPPTPSAPPSPEGFNN, from the coding sequence ATGTCTGTACCCACTCAAAACACGGAATCAACTCCGAATAAAGTTGTTACAAAATCGCAAAAATCTCCTGCTAAACCTTTCAAATTATGGCAGGATATTCAAAGTCATCAAGAGGTAAGAATTGAGATTGTACCGATGATTGACGTTATTTTTTGTATTTTGACATTTTTCATTTTGGCGGCGGTGGGTTTTTCTCGTCAACAAGCAATTAGCCTAAATCTGCCTAAAGCGGTTACAGGTACTCCTCAAATGCGCGAAATTTTGGTGGTGAGTTTAGATAATCAAGGTCAGCTTTATTTAGAAAAACAACCGGTCAGTCAGGTACAATTGTACAGTGCTATTAAAAATTATCATAGTCTTAACCCCACTGGTTTAATGGTCCTTCATGCTTCCCAAGATGTTCGTTATAGTGAAGTAATTGAGGTGCTAGATATGTTAAAAGAAGTAGGAGGCGATCGCGTTGCTTTAGCCACTTTACCCGGTAAATCTAATGCTCCAACTCAAACCGTTGATCCTTATTCTGGTTTTAATCCCTACTATCCCAGTCCTAACCCTAGTAATCCCACAGCCCCCACAATGCCTTCTCAACCTCCTACTCCTTCCGCACCTCCTTCTCCTGAAGGTTTTAACAACTAA
- the sodN gene encoding superoxide dismutase, Ni, which yields MMKLSQAIAQQIKNWFPAQTVSAHCDGPCGVYDPASARITAEAVLSMTKKILALDAPAPGASPAEVVAYNNTLSRYIAIKEEQAQKTKEDLLILWTDYFKPVHLEKYPDLHDTFWKAAKLCSACKVEVSLQHAEELMVAVEKIHSMFWASKERDVTFYKAS from the coding sequence ATGATGAAGTTATCTCAAGCTATTGCTCAACAAATCAAGAATTGGTTTCCTGCACAAACCGTCTCTGCCCATTGTGATGGTCCTTGTGGAGTTTATGATCCTGCTTCTGCTAGAATCACCGCCGAAGCTGTACTTTCCATGACCAAAAAAATTCTTGCCTTAGATGCACCTGCACCTGGTGCTAGTCCTGCCGAAGTTGTAGCGTATAACAATACTCTTTCTCGCTATATCGCCATTAAAGAAGAACAGGCACAGAAAACCAAAGAAGATTTATTAATTTTGTGGACTGATTACTTTAAACCTGTACATTTAGAAAAATATCCTGACTTACACGATACTTTCTGGAAAGCAGCTAAATTATGTTCCGCTTGTAAAGTAGAAGTTAGTCTTCAACACGCTGAAGAATTAATGGTGGCAGTGGAAAAAATCCATAGTATGTTCTGGGCTTCTAAAGAGCGTGATGTGACTTTCTACAAAGCTAGTTAA
- the sodX gene encoding nickel-type superoxide dismutase maturation protease, whose amino-acid sequence MTGLSMLPLLSPEEEIIIDSYYYRNFSPQVNDIVIVEHPLQPQLKIVKRITQIIGDKYFIIGDNQLFSTDSRHFGLISQSLIVGKVIARFP is encoded by the coding sequence GTGACAGGTCTATCTATGCTTCCTTTGCTCTCTCCTGAAGAAGAAATTATTATTGACTCTTACTATTACCGTAATTTTTCTCCTCAAGTTAATGACATTGTTATAGTTGAGCATCCTTTACAACCTCAACTCAAAATAGTTAAAAGAATAACTCAAATTATTGGGGATAAATATTTTATTATTGGTGATAATCAACTTTTTAGTACTGATAGCAGACACTTTGGCTTAATTAGTCAGAGTTTGATTGTTGGTAAAGTAATCGCTCGATTTCCTTAA
- the dnaJ gene encoding molecular chaperone DnaJ, with protein sequence MAGDYYEILGVSRNASKDEIKSAYRKMARKYHPDVNQDPGAEERFKEISRAYEVLSDPETKARYDRFGEAGVGGAGSGGVGFDPTDMGGFADIFETFFGGGFGGGTSTQTRRRGPTRGDDLRLDLRLKFREAVFGGEKEIKIPHLETCSSCNGSGAKKGSSAKTCGTCGGTGQVRRATRTPFGSFAQVSTCPTCNGEGQIIEEKCDSCGGQGRKQVNKKLKITIPAGVDNGTRLRVSSEGDAGTRGGPAGDLYVYLTVESDSHFRREGINILSEISISYLQAILGCKIKVPTIDGDFEVQIPAGLQPNTVLTLEDKGVPKLGNSVSRGDHLLTVKVDIPTKISGEERELLEKLAQIKGEHTSKKGFEGFLESIFHK encoded by the coding sequence ATGGCAGGTGACTATTACGAAATACTAGGTGTTTCTCGGAATGCAAGTAAAGATGAAATCAAGTCCGCCTATCGCAAAATGGCGCGCAAATATCATCCAGATGTAAACCAAGACCCGGGAGCAGAAGAACGTTTTAAAGAAATTAGCCGTGCCTATGAGGTATTATCAGATCCTGAAACTAAGGCTCGATACGATCGCTTCGGAGAGGCAGGAGTTGGTGGTGCAGGAAGTGGCGGCGTAGGTTTTGATCCCACTGATATGGGCGGTTTTGCCGATATTTTTGAAACTTTTTTTGGTGGTGGTTTTGGCGGTGGTACAAGTACCCAAACCCGTAGACGCGGCCCGACAAGAGGAGATGACTTACGGCTTGACTTACGTTTGAAATTTAGAGAAGCAGTTTTCGGTGGTGAAAAAGAGATCAAAATCCCCCATTTAGAAACCTGTAGTAGTTGCAATGGTTCTGGGGCTAAAAAAGGTAGCAGTGCAAAAACCTGCGGAACTTGTGGCGGTACTGGTCAAGTACGTAGAGCTACTCGTACTCCCTTTGGTAGTTTTGCTCAAGTGTCAACCTGTCCTACTTGTAATGGTGAAGGACAAATTATTGAGGAGAAATGCGATTCCTGTGGTGGCCAAGGAAGAAAACAGGTTAACAAAAAATTAAAAATTACTATTCCTGCAGGGGTTGATAATGGTACTCGTTTGCGAGTGAGTTCTGAAGGGGATGCTGGTACTCGTGGAGGTCCTGCGGGAGATTTATATGTTTATTTGACGGTGGAATCTGACTCTCATTTCCGTCGTGAGGGTATTAACATCTTATCTGAGATTAGTATTAGTTATTTACAAGCAATTTTGGGCTGTAAGATAAAAGTACCTACTATTGATGGTGATTTTGAGGTGCAAATTCCTGCAGGTTTACAACCGAATACTGTTTTAACTTTAGAGGATAAAGGTGTACCAAAATTAGGTAATTCCGTCAGTCGTGGGGATCATTTATTAACAGTAAAAGTTGACATTCCTACTAAAATTAGTGGTGAGGAAAGGGAATTGTTGGAAAAATTAGCTCAAATTAAGGGTGAACATACTTCTAAGAAAGGTTTTGAGGGTTTCCTTGAAAGCATTTTTCATAAATAG
- a CDS encoding sulfurtransferase TusA family protein: MAQLLDLRGTPCPINFIRSKLQLEKMSQGEVLEIHLDGGEPIEQVPNSLSMEGYDIEGIEDKGEYFVLSVRA; this comes from the coding sequence ATGGCTCAGTTATTAGATTTACGTGGCACTCCTTGCCCGATTAATTTTATTCGTAGTAAACTACAGTTGGAAAAAATGTCTCAGGGTGAAGTTTTAGAAATTCATCTTGATGGTGGTGAACCCATTGAGCAAGTTCCTAATAGTTTATCGATGGAAGGTTATGATATTGAGGGTATTGAAGACAAGGGAGAATATTTCGTTTTATCTGTTCGTGCCTAA
- the rsgA gene encoding small ribosomal subunit biogenesis GTPase RsgA: MVNSNSANITESDLIQGTVIASQANFYQVRLDSNESLLCTRPTRLKKIGQSVFVGDRVLVRSTEFERGAIASVLPRETELERPPIANAQQILLVFALEEPTLDPVQLSRFLVKAESTKLKLLLGLNKVDLICPEKQKAWQESLSEWGYEPYFFSVQTHQGVQSLQEVLANKITILAGPSGVGKSSLTSLLIPEIEVRVGEVSGKLQKGRHTTRHVELFELPSGGYIADSPGFNQPHFDFSVESLVNYFPEARARLAENTCKFHNCIHKDEPDCAVKGDWERYSYYLKFLEEAIAFQQATAHKKDEESTVKTKFKANGKKYTEPKLESKKYRRVSRKVSNQKLEDLYNLQNLDSDELE; the protein is encoded by the coding sequence ATGGTTAATTCTAATTCTGCAAATATTACTGAATCTGATTTAATTCAAGGCACTGTTATCGCTTCTCAGGCTAATTTTTATCAGGTTCGTCTTGACAGTAACGAAAGTCTTTTGTGTACACGCCCCACACGGTTAAAAAAAATCGGTCAATCGGTGTTTGTAGGCGATCGCGTCTTGGTAAGATCTACTGAATTTGAAAGAGGCGCGATCGCATCTGTTTTACCTAGAGAGACAGAATTAGAACGTCCTCCCATTGCCAACGCTCAACAGATTTTGTTAGTATTTGCCCTAGAAGAACCCACTTTAGATCCAGTACAGTTAAGCCGTTTTTTAGTTAAAGCTGAATCCACAAAATTAAAACTATTACTTGGTTTAAACAAAGTTGATCTAATTTGCCCTGAAAAGCAAAAAGCATGGCAAGAAAGCCTTTCTGAGTGGGGTTATGAGCCTTATTTTTTCAGTGTGCAGACCCATCAAGGAGTACAATCTTTACAAGAAGTTTTAGCAAACAAAATTACTATCTTGGCAGGCCCTAGTGGAGTAGGTAAATCGAGTTTAACATCTTTGTTAATTCCTGAAATTGAGGTGAGGGTAGGGGAAGTGTCAGGAAAGTTGCAAAAAGGCAGACATACCACCCGTCATGTTGAGTTATTTGAGTTACCTTCTGGGGGATACATCGCAGATAGCCCCGGTTTTAATCAACCTCATTTTGATTTTAGTGTAGAATCTTTAGTTAATTATTTTCCTGAAGCAAGGGCAAGATTGGCGGAAAATACTTGTAAATTCCATAACTGCATTCATAAAGATGAGCCTGATTGTGCAGTTAAAGGAGATTGGGAACGTTATTCATATTATCTGAAATTTTTAGAAGAAGCGATCGCATTTCAACAAGCTACTGCCCATAAAAAGGATGAGGAATCCACAGTAAAAACGAAATTTAAAGCCAATGGGAAGAAATATACTGAGCCAAAGCTAGAAAGTAAGAAATATCGTCGAGTTTCTCGTAAAGTGAGTAATCAAAAATTAGAAGACTTATATAACCTTCAAAATCTCGATTCTGATGAGTTAGAGTAA
- a CDS encoding Uma2 family endonuclease, producing the protein MTIASTQIKGLTLEEFLQQDYIDESPAYEYIDNQIIRKPMPKTHHSRIQLKLASLIESATLKGNKVMAFTELRCTFCDRSIVPDILVVETEKIPLDEDGELENNAIFFSPIWTIEILSPSQTPTRVIDNILFCLENGPQLGWLIDSQEKIIMVFQPEKPLKIYRQDETLPIIENIDLSITPNNIFSWLKIK; encoded by the coding sequence ATGACAATTGCATCTACTCAAATAAAAGGATTAACCTTAGAAGAATTTTTGCAACAAGATTATATTGATGAATCCCCTGCTTATGAATATATTGATAATCAGATAATCAGAAAACCTATGCCTAAAACTCATCATAGTCGTATTCAACTAAAATTAGCTAGTCTCATTGAATCTGCCACCTTAAAGGGAAATAAAGTCATGGCTTTTACTGAATTACGTTGTACTTTTTGCGATCGCTCCATCGTACCAGATATATTAGTCGTAGAAACAGAAAAAATTCCCCTAGATGAAGATGGAGAATTAGAGAATAATGCCATCTTTTTTAGTCCTATTTGGACTATAGAAATTTTATCACCGAGTCAAACACCAACTAGAGTAATTGATAATATTTTATTCTGTTTAGAAAACGGCCCACAATTAGGATGGTTAATTGATAGTCAAGAAAAAATAATTATGGTATTCCAACCAGAAAAACCCCTTAAAATTTATCGTCAAGATGAGACATTACCTATTATCGAAAACATTGATTTATCCATAACTCCTAACAATATATTTTCTTGGTTAAAAATAAAATAG